A DNA window from Methanococcus voltae PS contains the following coding sequences:
- a CDS encoding glycine betaine ABC transporter substrate-binding protein: MDIKPMNYLKSSNIAKVLIVALLGLMVTFAGCVGSDDSTDKSDEKVVKLGLPPWPGATVKSEVVKEILESKGYTVELMKLDAGIVYAQMADGELDGTVAAWMPVTHAEYWKQYGDKLDKANANLDVACVGLAVPTYVYDSGIKSVADLKGNGEKFDGTIVGIEPGAGVVINTEKALTDYELADFKLKTSSTPAMIAELDKAIKNEKFVVVTLWEPQSAFVKFNITMLEDPKKVYGGTEQVYTIVRQDFKDDNPEVYSFFQKFNISSATQSEWVYKYSDLNEDPSEIAKEWIKNNPEAVAEWTKDMN, encoded by the coding sequence TTGGACATTAAACCAATGAATTATTTAAAAAGTTCAAACATTGCGAAAGTATTGATAGTTGCATTATTAGGACTAATGGTAACTTTTGCAGGATGTGTCGGATCAGATGATTCGACAGATAAAAGCGACGAAAAAGTCGTAAAATTAGGATTACCTCCTTGGCCTGGCGCTACAGTTAAATCAGAAGTAGTAAAAGAAATACTTGAATCAAAAGGATACACTGTTGAATTAATGAAATTAGATGCAGGTATCGTATACGCTCAGATGGCAGATGGCGAATTAGATGGTACAGTTGCAGCATGGATGCCTGTTACACATGCCGAATACTGGAAACAGTATGGCGATAAACTAGATAAAGCAAATGCTAACTTAGATGTAGCTTGTGTTGGTTTAGCAGTACCTACTTACGTATATGATAGCGGAATAAAATCTGTTGCTGATTTAAAAGGCAATGGTGAAAAATTCGACGGTACAATCGTAGGTATCGAACCTGGTGCAGGTGTTGTAATTAATACAGAAAAAGCACTTACAGACTATGAATTAGCAGACTTTAAATTAAAAACTAGCAGTACACCTGCTATGATTGCAGAATTGGATAAAGCAATTAAAAACGAGAAATTTGTTGTAGTTACTCTTTGGGAACCACAATCCGCATTTGTTAAATTCAACATCACAATGTTGGAAGACCCTAAAAAGGTTTACGGCGGTACAGAACAAGTGTACACAATCGTTAGACAAGACTTTAAGGACGATAATCCTGAAGTATATTCATTCTTCCAAAAATTCAACATATCCTCTGCAACTCAGAGCGAATGGGTATACAAATACAGTGACTTAAATGAAGACCCTTCAGAAATTGCAAAAGAATGGATTAAAAACAATCCTGAAGCAGTTGCTGAATGGACTAAAGACATGAATTAA
- a CDS encoding tyrosine-type recombinase/integrase codes for MRTDIINSHNVQKNGSKYNSKGNQNKQYKVKKHYCKEWLTKEELKVFIDAIDYSEHRLFFKMLYGMALRVSELLKVKVQDLQLKEGVCKLWDTKTDYFQVCLIPDWLINDIKEYIVLKGLSGEDELFRFNNRKYVWELAKKYSKKADLDKDISTHTFRRSRALHLLNDGVPLEKVSKYLRHKSIGTTMSYIRITVVDLKQELDKIDDWYDL; via the coding sequence ATGCGGACGGATATAATTAATAGCCATAATGTTCAGAAAAATGGTTCTAAATATAACTCTAAAGGTAATCAAAACAAACAATACAAGGTTAAAAAACACTATTGTAAAGAATGGTTAACTAAGGAAGAACTTAAGGTTTTCATAGATGCTATAGACTATAGCGAACATCGATTATTCTTTAAAATGCTATATGGAATGGCCTTACGGGTTTCAGAATTGTTAAAAGTAAAAGTACAAGATTTACAACTTAAAGAAGGAGTTTGTAAATTATGGGATACAAAAACGGATTATTTTCAAGTTTGTTTAATACCCGACTGGCTTATTAATGACATTAAAGAGTATATAGTACTTAAAGGCCTAAGTGGCGAAGATGAATTATTTAGATTTAATAATCGCAAATACGTATGGGAACTTGCCAAAAAGTATTCAAAAAAAGCGGACTTGGACAAGGATATATCTACCCATACATTTAGGAGAAGTAGGGCACTACACCTCTTAAATGATGGCGTACCACTTGAAAAGGTTAGTAAATATTTACGTCATAAGTCAATTGGGACTACTATGAGTTATATTAGAATAACAGTTGTAGATTTAAAACAGGAATTGGATAAAATTGATGATTGGTACGACTTATAA
- a CDS encoding helix-turn-helix domain-containing protein, which translates to MNELNELKNPDKIDENISKNDENIDSSKEDLGDLNQVTQLDELDKLKNNLNSKYKVYKTSKYLTKKKVEEIIQKDYDEIIMPQSIYNLMDEKNKSSMEKLRLCGVIIKTTDNVGRPKKITKYDKYRIKELLVDGKSVRKTAEIMNMKKTTVWENIKDSMDEIKIEKFRKLIYEYKELLILQDRYGSYIESLFLELDVYINNKDMENALEILNKIIIYAKSEDNSVK; encoded by the coding sequence ATGAACGAATTGAACGAATTAAAAAATCCGGACAAAATAGATGAAAATATTTCTAAAAATGATGAAAATATTGATAGTAGTAAGGAAGATTTAGGCGATTTAAACCAGGTAACACAGTTGGATGAGTTAGATAAGCTAAAAAATAATCTAAATTCCAAATATAAAGTATATAAAACATCTAAATATCTTACAAAGAAAAAAGTTGAAGAGATTATTCAAAAGGACTACGATGAAATAATTATGCCTCAATCGATATATAATCTAATGGATGAAAAAAATAAAAGTTCTATGGAAAAGCTAAGATTATGTGGAGTTATCATAAAGACTACCGATAACGTTGGTAGACCTAAAAAAATTACGAAATATGATAAATACAGGATAAAAGAGCTTCTCGTAGATGGAAAGAGTGTTCGTAAAACTGCGGAAATAATGAATATGAAAAAAACCACAGTTTGGGAAAACATTAAAGATAGCATGGATGAAATAAAAATTGAAAAATTTAGAAAACTGATTTATGAGTATAAAGAATTACTTATTTTACAAGACCGTTATGGTTCTTATATAGAAAGTTTATTCTTAGAGCTTGATGTTTACATCAATAATAAGGATATGGAAAATGCTCTTGAAATATTGAATAAAATAATAATCTATGCAAAATCTGAAGATAATTCCGTTAAATAA
- a CDS encoding 30S ribosomal protein S27ae gives MAQKTKKSDYYKIDGEKVERLKKSCPKCGEGVFMAEHLNRFACGKCGYMEYKKNEKVEKEE, from the coding sequence ATGGCACAAAAAACAAAAAAGTCAGATTACTACAAAATTGATGGCGAAAAAGTAGAAAGATTAAAAAAATCATGCCCTAAATGTGGAGAAGGAGTATTTATGGCAGAACACTTAAACAGATTCGCATGCGGTAAATGTGGATACATGGAATACAAGAAAAACGAAAAAGTAGAAAAAGAAGAATAA
- a CDS encoding 30S ribosomal protein S24e encodes MEIKVVSEKNNPLLGRKEVKFALTYEGATPAVKDVKMKLVAILNANKQLLVIDELAQEFGTMEAKGYAKIYESEEAMNSIEKKSIIEKNKIVEEAEEAQE; translated from the coding sequence ATGGAAATAAAAGTAGTTTCAGAGAAAAACAACCCTTTATTAGGTAGAAAAGAAGTAAAATTTGCATTAACATACGAAGGTGCTACACCTGCAGTAAAAGATGTTAAAATGAAATTAGTTGCTATTTTAAACGCAAACAAACAATTGTTAGTAATTGATGAATTAGCACAAGAATTCGGTACAATGGAAGCAAAAGGATATGCTAAAATTTACGAAAGCGAAGAAGCTATGAACTCAATCGAAAAGAAATCAATCATTGAGAAAAACAAGATTGTTGAAGAAGCAGAAGAAGCTCAAGAATAA
- a CDS encoding GTP-dependent dephospho-CoA kinase family protein, translated as MCNYIVTEEVQPLLKKPLGKLYPNIPEVFKKDISVSDNNLIIAIGDVTTKNLVEYGVIPNLSILDFKTKRDIPVDIPHTFKKVYNVDNPAGTISQTSMEIIKYLSDIDDREVALIVTGEEDLLTIPVIKYFPIGCYIFYGQPDEGVVVVKITEELKHYVNEILFKFRKSPF; from the coding sequence ATGTGTAATTACATAGTAACTGAAGAAGTACAACCTTTACTGAAAAAGCCTTTAGGTAAATTATATCCTAATATTCCTGAAGTCTTTAAAAAAGATATATCTGTATCAGATAATAATTTAATAATTGCAATTGGTGACGTTACTACTAAAAACCTAGTAGAGTATGGGGTAATTCCTAATTTATCAATTTTGGATTTTAAAACTAAGAGGGATATACCGGTAGATATACCTCACACATTTAAAAAAGTATACAATGTTGATAACCCTGCAGGTACTATATCTCAAACATCAATGGAAATAATTAAATACTTATCTGACATAGATGATAGAGAAGTAGCTTTAATAGTTACAGGAGAAGAGGATTTATTAACAATTCCTGTAATAAAATACTTTCCAATAGGTTGCTATATATTCTATGGTCAACCGGATGAAGGAGTAGTAGTTGTTAAGATAACGGAAGAATTAAAACACTATGTTAATGAAATTCTTTTTAAATTTAGAAAAAGTCCTTTTTAA
- the spt4 gene encoding transcription elongation factor subunit Spt4, whose product MARKGLKACTKCNYITHDDFCPICQNETSENIRGLLIILDPVHSEVAKIAQKDIKGKYALSVK is encoded by the coding sequence ATGGCAAGAAAAGGATTAAAAGCATGTACAAAATGTAATTATATCACTCATGACGATTTTTGTCCAATATGTCAGAATGAAACATCTGAGAATATCAGAGGTTTATTAATTATATTAGACCCGGTACATTCAGAAGTTGCTAAAATAGCTCAAAAAGATATTAAAGGCAAATATGCGTTATCCGTAAAATAA
- a CDS encoding DNA-directed RNA polymerase yields MYKILTIEDTIRIPPKMFGKPLKENVQKVLMEKYEGILDKELGFILAIEDIDQISEGDIIYGDGAAYHDTTFNILTYEPEVHEIIEGEIVDIVEFGAFIRLGPLDGLIHISQVMDDYVAFDPQREAIIGKETGKVLEKGDKVRARIVAVSLKEDRKRGSKIALTMRQPALGKLEWLEEQKLEAMENAE; encoded by the coding sequence ATGTACAAAATATTAACTATTGAAGATACAATAAGAATTCCTCCAAAAATGTTCGGAAAACCTTTGAAAGAAAATGTTCAAAAGGTTTTAATGGAAAAATACGAAGGAATATTGGACAAAGAACTTGGCTTCATTTTAGCAATTGAAGACATTGACCAGATATCCGAAGGAGATATTATATACGGTGATGGTGCAGCATACCACGATACCACATTTAATATCCTCACTTACGAACCAGAAGTTCACGAAATAATTGAGGGTGAAATTGTTGATATTGTTGAGTTTGGTGCTTTCATAAGACTTGGACCTTTGGATGGTTTAATACACATTTCCCAAGTTATGGATGATTATGTTGCATTTGACCCACAAAGAGAAGCTATTATCGGAAAAGAGACCGGAAAAGTTCTTGAAAAAGGTGACAAGGTAAGAGCAAGAATTGTTGCAGTCAGCTTGAAAGAGGACAGAAAAAGAGGTAGCAAAATAGCTTTAACTATGAGACAACCTGCACTTGGTAAATTAGAATGGCTCGAAGAACAGAAATTAGAAGCAATGGAAAATGCTGAATAA
- the oadA gene encoding sodium-extruding oxaloacetate decarboxylase subunit alpha translates to MVKTVKITDTTFRDAHQSLMATRLRLADMLPIAEKMDEIGFYSMEVWGGATFDSCIRFLNEDPWERLRELKKKITETPLQMLLRGQNLVGYRHYSDDVVEKFVQKSVENGIDIIRIFDALNDVRNLDYPIKVAVDCGATVQGAISYTTSPVHTIEQYIELAKKFEELKCDSICIKDMAGLLTPFDAKELIKRLKEEVSIPIDLHSHCTAGIAPMTYITSVEAGIDILNCAISPLSMGTSQPPIESMVASLQGTEYDTGLNLVALTEIRDYFDEIRNKYKYLINPISERVDARILRYQVPGGMLSNLVSQLKEQGAIDKFEEVLNEIPNVRKDLGYPPLVTPTSQIVGTQAVMNVLTGERYRIITNEVSNYVRGYYGKAPAPMDRDLIKRVLKTGEKQIECRPADLLEPEYEKRAKEAKEKGLIRSEKYAIEDILTYTLYPQVAIKFLRGEAKEEPIPEEKEVSKFSEIPTQYVVEVDGEAYEVKVEPVYGTEYKPKEEKIDSQTEGAVNSPFRGMVTKINVKEGAEVKAGDTIVTLEAMKMENPVECPVDGKVEKIIVHEGQSVSVGDILMVVK, encoded by the coding sequence ATGGTTAAAACCGTAAAAATAACAGACACTACTTTTAGAGATGCTCACCAATCTTTAATGGCAACCAGATTAAGACTTGCTGATATGTTGCCAATTGCTGAAAAAATGGATGAGATAGGCTTTTATTCAATGGAAGTTTGGGGAGGGGCAACCTTCGATTCTTGTATAAGGTTTTTAAATGAAGACCCATGGGAAAGATTACGAGAATTAAAAAAGAAAATAACAGAAACACCCTTGCAGATGTTATTAAGAGGTCAGAATTTAGTCGGATATAGACATTATTCAGATGATGTCGTTGAAAAATTCGTACAAAAATCCGTTGAAAATGGTATCGACATCATACGTATATTTGATGCACTTAATGACGTAAGAAATTTAGATTACCCAATAAAAGTTGCAGTTGATTGTGGTGCTACTGTTCAAGGTGCTATATCATATACTACGAGCCCTGTTCATACTATCGAACAATACATAGAACTTGCAAAAAAATTCGAAGAACTTAAATGCGATTCAATTTGTATTAAAGATATGGCAGGATTGTTAACTCCATTCGATGCAAAAGAATTAATTAAAAGACTTAAAGAAGAAGTATCAATACCTATTGACTTACACAGCCACTGTACTGCAGGTATTGCACCAATGACTTACATTACATCAGTTGAAGCAGGCATTGACATATTAAACTGTGCAATTTCACCTTTATCGATGGGTACATCACAACCACCTATTGAAAGTATGGTAGCATCGTTACAAGGTACCGAATATGATACAGGATTAAATTTAGTTGCTTTAACAGAAATTAGAGACTATTTTGATGAAATTAGGAACAAATACAAATATTTAATAAACCCAATATCTGAGAGAGTTGACGCTAGAATCTTAAGATACCAAGTTCCAGGCGGTATGTTATCTAACTTAGTTTCACAGTTGAAAGAGCAAGGTGCTATCGATAAGTTCGAAGAAGTTTTAAACGAAATACCGAACGTAAGAAAAGATTTAGGTTATCCCCCATTAGTAACACCTACCTCTCAAATCGTAGGTACACAAGCTGTTATGAACGTTTTAACCGGGGAAAGATACAGGATTATCACAAACGAGGTATCCAACTACGTTAGAGGATACTACGGAAAAGCTCCTGCGCCAATGGATAGGGACTTAATTAAAAGAGTATTAAAAACCGGCGAAAAACAAATCGAATGTAGACCTGCAGATTTACTCGAACCAGAATACGAAAAAAGAGCTAAAGAAGCTAAAGAAAAAGGACTTATCAGAAGTGAAAAATATGCAATTGAAGATATATTGACTTATACCTTATATCCACAAGTTGCTATTAAATTCTTAAGAGGAGAAGCTAAGGAAGAGCCTATCCCTGAAGAAAAAGAAGTTTCAAAATTCTCTGAAATACCTACCCAATATGTTGTAGAGGTCGATGGTGAAGCTTACGAAGTTAAGGTAGAACCTGTTTACGGTACAGAATATAAGCCTAAAGAAGAAAAAATAGACTCTCAGACAGAAGGCGCAGTAAATTCACCGTTTAGAGGAATGGTTACTAAAATCAACGTTAAAGAAGGAGCAGAAGTAAAAGCAGGCGACACAATTGTAACTTTAGAAGCTATGAAAATGGAAAACCCTGTTGAATGCCCTGTTGATGGAAAAGTTGAAAAAATTATCGTACACGAAGGTCAATCAGTTAGTGTTGGCGATATTTTAATGGTTGTTAAATAA
- a CDS encoding acetyl-CoA carboxylase biotin carboxylase subunit, protein MFKKILIANRGEIAVRIIRACKELDIKTVAVYSEADEHSLYTALADECYSIGEAPASKSYLNYEKILKIAEKAGVDAIHPGYGFLSENSKFAEECDNRNIEFIGPPIRAIELMGSKINAKKTMKKAGVPVLPGREEPIEDEQEAIKIAKEIGYPVIIKASAGGGGIGMSVANDESELVDTIQSTKSIAQSAFGDSTIFIEKYLEKPRHIEIQILADKHGNVIHLGDRECSIQRRHQKVIEEAPSPIMTPELREKMGEAAKIAAKCIDYYSAGTVEFLYNAGEFYFLEMNTRVQVEHPITEIITGVDIVKEQIKIAYGNKLPYEQKDITFNGHAIECRINAEDSVNDFIPSPGKIKHYRSPGGPGVRLDSGVYGGAEIPPYYDSMVAKLITFGKNREEAIVRMRRALSEYMVFGIISNIPFHKSVLEEQDFLDGNLSTHYIAEHEKLLHDKTLDYAVEIAYEEKRFIEKVFRDDKKTVALVGGLSAYITTLKNKDKKQYCPKENE, encoded by the coding sequence ATGTTTAAAAAAATTCTTATTGCAAATAGGGGAGAGATAGCAGTTAGAATTATCCGAGCCTGTAAAGAATTGGATATTAAAACTGTTGCGGTTTATTCCGAAGCTGATGAACATTCATTATATACTGCCCTTGCTGACGAATGTTACAGTATTGGAGAAGCTCCGGCTTCTAAGAGTTACTTAAATTATGAAAAAATTCTTAAAATTGCTGAAAAAGCTGGTGTTGACGCTATTCACCCGGGATATGGTTTTTTATCCGAAAATTCAAAATTTGCCGAAGAGTGTGACAATAGAAACATTGAATTTATCGGACCACCTATAAGAGCTATTGAACTTATGGGTAGCAAAATTAATGCTAAAAAAACCATGAAAAAAGCAGGCGTTCCAGTATTACCAGGTCGAGAAGAACCTATTGAAGACGAACAAGAAGCAATAAAGATTGCAAAAGAAATTGGATATCCTGTAATTATTAAAGCCTCTGCAGGTGGTGGGGGTATAGGAATGAGTGTTGCCAACGATGAAAGCGAATTAGTTGACACCATACAATCTACAAAATCCATTGCTCAAAGTGCTTTTGGAGATTCGACAATCTTTATTGAAAAGTATCTTGAAAAACCAAGACACATCGAAATACAGATATTAGCGGATAAACACGGTAATGTCATCCACTTAGGAGATAGGGAATGTTCCATCCAAAGAAGACATCAAAAAGTTATCGAAGAAGCACCATCTCCAATTATGACTCCAGAATTAAGAGAAAAAATGGGAGAAGCTGCAAAAATTGCTGCTAAATGTATTGACTACTACAGTGCAGGTACTGTTGAATTCTTATACAACGCCGGAGAATTCTATTTCTTAGAGATGAATACGCGTGTTCAAGTTGAGCACCCTATCACGGAAATTATCACTGGCGTAGATATTGTCAAAGAACAGATAAAAATAGCATATGGAAACAAACTTCCATACGAACAAAAGGACATAACATTTAATGGACACGCTATAGAGTGTAGAATTAATGCTGAAGATTCAGTAAACGACTTCATTCCGTCTCCAGGAAAAATCAAACATTACAGGTCACCAGGTGGACCGGGTGTAAGACTTGATAGTGGTGTGTACGGCGGTGCAGAAATTCCTCCGTATTATGACTCAATGGTTGCTAAATTAATAACCTTTGGTAAAAATAGAGAAGAAGCAATCGTCAGAATGAGAAGGGCGCTTTCTGAATACATGGTATTTGGAATTATATCTAATATACCATTCCATAAGTCAGTATTAGAAGAGCAAGATTTCTTAGATGGTAACTTATCAACACATTACATTGCAGAGCATGAAAAATTACTTCATGATAAAACATTGGATTATGCAGTTGAAATTGCCTACGAAGAAAAAAGATTCATTGAAAAAGTATTTAGGGACGATAAAAAGACTGTAGCACTTGTAGGTGGATTAAGTGCCTATATAACTACCCTTAAGAATAAAGATAAAAAACAGTATTGCCCTAAAGAAAACGAGTAA
- the metG gene encoding methionine--tRNA ligase, with translation MQRKANLLTTALAYTNGPLHLGHARSTYIPADVYRRFLKLKGEEVYHIGGTDNHGVPITLTAEKEGVTPLDIVTRYHNAIKADLDTLNVEFDNFGQTHSDVHIETSQEFYKELKEAGYIYEKEIEQFYCPKCDKYLADRYVEGLCPFCGGEARGDHCEVCGRHLEPTELKEPYCVHCNSTPELKKSTHYFFKLSALKDELIKYLNSAEKMPEHVKNLALNWVNELHDWDVSRNLKWGVPIPGCEDQVMYVWLEAPIGYISFSKALGDKWEILWKENKENNEDEESENKKESEIIHFIGKDITVHHAVFWPGMLEGINKVNGYKMPTAVVSGGYLTLEGRKMSTSKNWVVWVSDFVKNFNTDYLRYFLLANAPLYRDTDFSWDEFQKRVNTELIDNIGNFTHRSLVFANRKFDKVPLVDENGLLDVDKALLLKAEETVSKVDELIRKFNFKDALMEIILLGKEGNGYFQSNEPWAIEDEERLKQVIYTCCKVVKSLTYLLSPFMPEKTSALLDLMNEENDLEVRGNELKKPKILFSKISDESIAMMKKKLEKLIKAEEKKNKNKDKNSKKEDGKNNNNKKDENKSSQGKDTKNKNGENMCEENTLISIDDFAKIDLRVGKIVEVEEVKRSKKLYKIMVDIGTETRQIVSGLKEDYEIDDLVGKKIIVICNLQPAKLCGVESQGMLLAAEDDKLVSLLTLDRDIDLGSKIH, from the coding sequence ATGCAAAGAAAGGCAAACTTATTAACTACTGCATTGGCATACACTAACGGACCGTTACATTTGGGTCATGCAAGAAGTACATACATTCCTGCGGATGTATATAGAAGATTTTTAAAATTAAAAGGTGAAGAGGTCTACCATATTGGTGGTACCGATAATCACGGCGTCCCTATTACCCTTACTGCCGAAAAAGAAGGGGTTACGCCATTAGATATTGTTACAAGATATCATAATGCGATTAAAGCCGATTTGGACACTTTAAACGTAGAATTTGATAACTTTGGACAAACACATAGTGATGTACATATTGAAACTTCTCAAGAATTCTACAAAGAATTAAAAGAAGCTGGATACATCTATGAAAAAGAGATTGAACAATTTTACTGTCCAAAATGTGATAAATACCTAGCAGATAGATATGTAGAAGGATTGTGCCCATTTTGTGGTGGTGAAGCAAGAGGTGACCACTGTGAAGTTTGTGGTAGGCACCTTGAACCTACAGAATTAAAAGAACCGTACTGCGTACATTGTAATTCAACACCTGAATTAAAAAAGTCGACACATTACTTCTTTAAATTAAGCGCTTTAAAAGATGAATTAATTAAATACCTTAATTCAGCTGAAAAAATGCCTGAACATGTTAAAAACCTTGCTTTAAACTGGGTTAATGAATTACACGACTGGGACGTTTCAAGGAACTTAAAATGGGGCGTACCAATTCCGGGTTGTGAGGACCAAGTAATGTATGTATGGCTAGAAGCTCCTATAGGTTATATTTCATTCAGTAAAGCTTTAGGCGATAAATGGGAAATTCTTTGGAAAGAAAATAAAGAAAATAATGAAGATGAAGAAAGCGAAAATAAAAAAGAAAGTGAAATAATTCACTTTATTGGAAAAGATATTACTGTGCACCATGCGGTATTCTGGCCTGGAATGTTAGAGGGAATTAATAAAGTAAATGGCTATAAAATGCCTACTGCGGTTGTAAGTGGTGGATACCTTACATTAGAAGGTAGAAAAATGAGTACCAGTAAAAATTGGGTTGTATGGGTTTCTGACTTTGTTAAAAACTTTAACACCGATTATTTAAGGTACTTCTTACTTGCAAATGCACCACTTTATAGAGATACAGACTTCTCCTGGGATGAATTCCAAAAAAGAGTTAATACTGAATTAATTGATAATATCGGTAACTTTACACACCGTTCATTAGTATTTGCAAACAGAAAATTCGATAAAGTACCTTTAGTTGATGAAAATGGTTTACTTGATGTAGATAAAGCTTTACTTTTAAAAGCTGAAGAAACAGTTTCTAAAGTAGATGAATTGATAAGAAAATTTAACTTTAAGGATGCGCTTATGGAAATTATCCTTTTAGGAAAAGAAGGAAACGGATACTTCCAATCAAACGAACCTTGGGCAATTGAAGATGAAGAAAGACTTAAACAAGTGATTTATACTTGCTGTAAAGTTGTAAAAAGCCTTACTTATTTGTTATCCCCATTTATGCCTGAAAAAACTTCTGCACTCTTGGATTTAATGAATGAAGAAAATGACTTAGAAGTTAGAGGAAACGAACTTAAAAAGCCAAAAATTTTATTTTCAAAAATTAGCGATGAATCAATTGCGATGATGAAGAAAAAACTTGAAAAATTGATAAAAGCGGAAGAAAAGAAAAATAAAAATAAAGATAAAAATAGTAAAAAAGAAGACGGAAAAAACAATAATAATAAAAAAGATGAAAATAAAAGTAGTCAAGGAAAAGATACTAAAAATAAAAATGGTGAAAACATGTGCGAAGAAAATACACTCATCAGTATTGACGACTTTGCAAAAATCGACTTAAGAGTCGGTAAAATAGTTGAAGTTGAAGAAGTTAAAAGGTCAAAAAAGTTATACAAAATTATGGTTGACATTGGAACAGAAACAAGACAAATTGTTTCAGGTTTAAAAGAAGACTACGAAATCGATGATTTAGTTGGTAAAAAAATCATAGTTATCTGTAATTTACAGCCTGCAAAATTATGCGGTGTTGAATCACAAGGTATGCTTTTAGCTGCTGAAGACGATAAACTTGTAAGTTTATTAACTTTAGATAGGGATATTGACCTTGGTTCAAAAATTCACTAA